A part of Cannabis sativa cultivar Pink pepper isolate KNU-18-1 chromosome 6, ASM2916894v1, whole genome shotgun sequence genomic DNA contains:
- the LOC115695107 gene encoding uncharacterized protein LOC115695107, whose amino-acid sequence MDFQGVRGDVSCRIFPVTLSETVKQRYFKLAPGKLKSWKAFSSEFHAQFSSSRQIPLHLGDLVNVKKRPGEPLRAYNSRFMTEATKVSRVIEDGKLGYSQAEGEQKPDKSKAPSTGMSAQLPRYPNNLSSNGKRSNNNRQGNGKKGKFTDKTEEALRENQAKYTAFTIFTEDIESVYMATQSLAPYKKPRPMKKDVSKRDMTKFCQFHGGYGHDTNGCNYLKREIKFLIRKKNPHVQKYVKID is encoded by the exons atggattttcAGGGGGTACGAGGTGACGTATCTTGCAGAATTTTTCCTGTTACCCTCTCGGAAACCGTCAAGCAAAGGTATTTCAAGCTGGCCCCTGGAAAGCTCAAGTCATGGAAAGCTTTCTCctcggaattccatgcacaattctcctcctctCGCCAAATTCCGTTGCATTTAGGAGACCTGGTCAATGTCAAGAAAAGACCAGGCGAGCCTCTCCGAGCATACAACAGTAGATTCATGACAGAAGCAACCAAGGTCTCACGGGTAATTGAAGATGGAAAGTT AGGCTATTCACaagcagaaggtgagcaaaagcctgACAAGTCAAAAGCGCCTTCCACTGGAATGTCTGCCCAACTCCCTCGTTACCCAAATAATTTGAGCTCAAATGGTAAACGTTCCAACAATAACAGGCAAGGGaatgggaagaagggaaagttcactGACAAAACCGAGGAGGCTCTCCGAGAGAATCAAGCAAAGTACACTGCATTTACCATCTTCACTGAGGATATAGAAAGTGTTTACATGGCCACTCAGTCGCTAGCCCCATATAAGAAGCCCAGGCCCATGAAGAAGGATGTCAGCAAGAGAGACATGACCAAGTTTTGTCAATTCCACGGAGgctacggccacgacaccaatGGATGCAACTATCTGAAGCGGGAAATTAAATTCTTGATAAGGAAAAAGAACCCGCATGTACAAAAATATGTCAAGATCGATTAG